One region of Deltaproteobacteria bacterium genomic DNA includes:
- a CDS encoding methylated-DNA--[protein]-cysteine S-methyltransferase: MTRHDDELIALLLGDRRRSPALGRWLGTLEGRRELGAYRRTLEALQQLYGDAGAAPRRTVYYCAMSTPIGRVFVAASEAGLVRVSFRQSEASFVAELRQRLAADVIRSPARTADIVHQLRAYFAGERRSFDVRLDLRHTTSFQRRVLMAAARVPAGQVVSYGEIARRIGDPRGSRAVGQALRRNPVPIVIPCHRVVAAGGRIGGYTGGLTIKRKLLRLEGAVAAAG, translated from the coding sequence ATGACCAGGCATGACGACGAGCTGATCGCGCTGCTGCTCGGCGATCGGCGGCGCTCGCCGGCGCTCGGGCGCTGGCTCGGAACGCTCGAGGGGCGGCGCGAGCTCGGCGCCTACCGCCGGACGCTCGAGGCACTCCAGCAGCTGTACGGGGACGCCGGCGCCGCGCCGCGGCGCACGGTCTATTACTGCGCCATGTCGACCCCGATCGGCCGCGTGTTCGTGGCGGCGAGCGAGGCGGGGCTGGTGCGTGTCTCGTTCCGGCAGAGCGAGGCGTCCTTCGTGGCGGAGCTCCGGCAGCGGCTCGCCGCCGACGTGATCCGCTCGCCGGCGCGCACCGCGGACATCGTCCACCAGCTGCGCGCCTACTTCGCGGGCGAACGGCGGAGCTTCGACGTGCGCCTCGACCTCCGCCACACCACATCCTTCCAGCGCCGCGTGCTCATGGCCGCCGCGCGCGTGCCGGCAGGCCAGGTGGTGTCCTACGGCGAGATCGCGCGCCGTATCGGGGACCCGCGCGGGAGCCGAGCGGTCGGGCAGGCGCTCCGCCGCAACCCCGTCCCGATCGTCATTCCCTGCCATCGCGTGGTCGCGGCCGGCGGGCGGATCGGCGGGTACACGGGCGGGCTCACGATCAAGCGGAAGCTCCTCCGCCTGGAGGGCGCGGTCGCCGCGGCGGGCTGA
- a CDS encoding nitroreductase family deazaflavin-dependent oxidoreductase, giving the protein MARLLPSPPDGRMVYSAMARVVRWRGAGQPARAAAAPGATREPFAARLHFVPRTLRRPHAWLVRVLRGYFERAPGWVLLTTRGRRTGLPREVLLPCERTADAVIVISTYHWRSDWIRNLRADPRVSVTCAGWTIPARAEIVEDPAAKRAIIGKYPFFPAAPFVVVHAVLRTVLRPLLVLCLRRWVAPRPMVVMRRGE; this is encoded by the coding sequence ATGGCACGCCTGTTGCCTTCCCCGCCTGACGGACGCATGGTCTACTCCGCGATGGCAAGGGTCGTCCGCTGGCGGGGAGCCGGGCAGCCGGCTCGCGCGGCAGCCGCCCCCGGTGCGACACGGGAGCCGTTCGCGGCCCGCCTTCACTTCGTGCCGCGCACGCTCCGCCGGCCGCACGCCTGGCTCGTGCGCGTGCTGCGCGGCTACTTCGAGCGCGCTCCGGGTTGGGTCCTCCTCACCACACGAGGCCGCCGGACCGGCCTCCCCCGCGAGGTGCTCCTCCCGTGCGAGCGCACGGCGGACGCCGTCATCGTGATCTCCACCTACCACTGGCGCTCCGACTGGATCCGCAACCTGCGCGCGGACCCGCGCGTCTCCGTCACGTGCGCCGGCTGGACCATCCCCGCGCGGGCCGAGATCGTCGAGGACCCGGCGGCCAAGCGGGCGATCATCGGCAAGTACCCCTTCTTCCCGGCGGCGCCGTTCGTCGTCGTGCACGCCGTCCTGCGCACCGTCCTGCGCCCGCTCCTGGTCCTCTGCCTGCGGCGCTGGGTCGCGCCGCGGCCGATGGTCGTCATGCGGCGGGGAGAGTGA
- a CDS encoding 2TM domain-containing protein, producing MTWHDDWHRRWAERLQRQAERRARHFARHAEHQARRFAREAGRWARGDEDEKPLPPEEEALRRARRRAAAEAGFYAHLVSYLSVIAFLALINLFTSPWYPWFLWPAFGWGIGLFSHYMAVFGSRALKERFFDPAV from the coding sequence ATGACCTGGCACGACGACTGGCACCGCCGCTGGGCCGAGCGGCTCCAGCGGCAGGCCGAGCGGCGCGCTCGCCACTTCGCGCGGCACGCCGAGCACCAGGCGCGCCGCTTCGCCCGCGAGGCCGGGCGCTGGGCGCGCGGCGACGAGGACGAGAAGCCGCTCCCGCCCGAGGAGGAGGCGCTCCGCCGCGCCCGCCGCCGCGCCGCCGCCGAGGCCGGCTTCTACGCCCACCTGGTCAGCTACCTGAGCGTCATCGCCTTCCTCGCGCTCATCAACCTCTTCACCTCGCCCTGGTACCCGTGGTTCCTCTGGCCCGCGTTCGGCTGGGGCATCGGCCTCTTCTCGCACTACATGGCCGTGTTCGGCTCGCGCGCCTTGAAGGAGCGCTTCTTCGACCCGGCGGT